The Myxococcales bacterium DNA window GCGTGCGCGATCCGGTACGATCGAGGCCATGGAGCCGCACCCGGCGCTGACCCAGTTCCTCGGTGAGTTCAAGCGCGTCGCCACCGCGATCGTCGACTCGTACTTCATCGTCGACAACGAGCGTCGGATCGTCGACTTCAACCGCGCGTTCTTCGCGATGCTGCCGCGCCAGGTGGCGCGCGGCCTCAAGGGCAAGCGCTGCTACGAGGTGCTCGAGCTCAACATCTGCAAGACCGAGTGCATCGCGCAGCAGTGCTGGGCCGACAACCGCCACGTCCGCCTCGACGAGATCAGCGGCAAGGTCCTGGGCGACCCCGACGCCAAGGAGCTGCGCTTCATCCTGTCGGCGGTGCCGATCACCGACGAGGCCGGCGCGCCGGTCGGCGCGCTCGAGATCCAGCGCAACGTCACCGACGAGGCCGTGGTCCAGGTGAAGTACCAGGAGATGCTCGAGACCGAGGCCCGCGAGCGCGAGCGCCTCGCCAATCAGATCCGCGTGCGCACCAAGGAGCTGCTCGAGACCAACCAGCTCCTCCTCAAGACCCAGAAGGACCTCCTCACCTACAAGAAGGGCCTCGCCGTCTAGCCCGCCCGCCCGCCAGACACCAGCGCCCGCAGCCTCGCTCGCGCCACCCCGCGCCGCCGCGCCGCCGACCCACGCTACATCTGCAGCGTCCGAGGTCGTCGCGTCCCGCCACCAGCGCAGTCGAATCGATCGCGCCGCCACCACAACGACGCCGCGCCGCCGACCCACGCTGCATCTGCAGCGTCCGAGGTCATCGCGCGCGCCGGGTGATCCAGGCCCCTGGTCCCCGTCGACCGCGTAATTTCCACCGACCGGTGGTGGGGCCCGGGAGGGCCGTGGTGCGGCACTCCGGCCGCGTCGCGCCGGGTCCCCCGAACCGCGGTCCGAGGGGACCTGGCGGCCTGGTCACCCAAGCGCCTCCGCTACCACGAACGCGCGCGCGCGCGTCGCGCAAACCAATCGAGGGGACCTGGCGGCCTGGTCACCCAAGCGCCTCCGCTACCAACGCGCGCGCGTCGCGACCAATCGAGGGGACCTGGCGGCCTGGTCACCCAAGCGCCTCCGCTACCACGAACGCGCGCGCGCGTCGCGCAAACCAATCGAGGGGACCTGGCGGCCTGGTCACCCAAGCGCCTCCGCTACCACGAACGCGCGCGCGCGTCGCGCAAACCAATCGAGGGGACCTGGCGGCCTGGTCACCCAAGCGCCTCCGCTACCACGAACGCGCGCGCGCGCGTCGCGCAAACCAATCGAGGGGACCTGGCGGCCTGGTCACCCAAGCGCCTCCGCTACCACGAACGCGCGCGCGCGCGTCGCGCAAACCAATCGAGGGGACCTGGCGGCCTGGTCACCCAAGCGCCTCCGCTCGAACGCGGCGCTCGTGGAGGCGCGCGCGCCCCCCTAAGGAACGAAGAGCGCGTCGCCGGTCATCATCACCAGGTTCATCTCCGGGTGGCTGCCGTCGGCCAGGAAGTCGTAGGCGATCGGGATCGTGCGGGTCACGCCGGTCTTGGGGTCGCGGCGCAGGAGCTTGATGCTGTTCTTGCCCGCGAAGCGCGTGAAGCCGCCCGCCATCGCGATGGCCTCGACCACGGTCACGTAGTAGCCCAGCTGGACCACGCCCGGCCGGGTCACCTCGCCGACGATCGTGAAGCGGTAGCTGTTGGCCCCGCGCACCGCGACGGTGATCTCTGAGCCCGAGCCCAGCTTGACGAAGTCGGTCAGGCGGCCCCGGATCATCGCCTTGAGGCTCGACGGGGTCTCGCCGACGGCGTGCAGGTCACCGACCAGCGGCATCGTGATGTTGCCGTCGGGCCGGATCGTGGCCTCGGTCGTGAGCCCCGGGTTCTCCCACACGTTGATCGAGATCTGATCGCCGACGCCGAGGATCCACTCGGCGTTGCGAGGATCTGGCTCGGACGCGTAGTCGTACTTGGGCAAGGTCGGGGCGCAGCCGCCGACCAGGGCCAGGACCACGAACACCGCCACGACACGGAGAGAGCGCCACGCGACCATCGGCGCGATCTTGCGAGATTCTCGCGGAGCGCGCAACGTCACCACGAGCTGAACGTGATCGGGGTCCCGCCCAGGGGCAGCAGGACCATCCGAGCCCGGTACTTGCCGGTGGCCGACTCGAAGTACACCATGACGCCGCTGCAGCGCCCGTTGGCCTCGCAGTAGATCTCCTTGCTCGCGCCCGAGGCCAGGGTGTTGGCCGGCCCCGCCGTCGCCGACACGGTCGGCGGCTCGGTCCAGCCCGCCAGCTTCACCTGCCGCGCCAGCGCGACCCGGCGGAACTCGACCCAGGCCGCCGCGGTCGAGGTCGGTGACGGGTCCTCCTCGAGCCGCTCGAGCGAGATCACGACCGGGTCGCCGGCCTCGATGATCACCCGCGTACGCGCCGAGACCCCGAGCGCGTCCGACACGTTGGCCCGGACCGGCCCGCTGGCGACCGCGCGCCGCGACGCCTCCGACACCATGCCCGAGAGCTGGTCGGCGACGTCGATCGGTCGCGGATCGGGCCGCAGGTACACCCACGCCGAGAGCACCAGGACGCTGACGATCGCGACCACGACCATCAGCTCGATCAGCGTGAAGCCGCCTCGGCGCCGCGCGGTCCGGGTCACCGCGCCACCGCCAGGTTGCGCAGGTCGGCGCCGACCGTCGCGTAGCGGTAGATCGCGTCGCCGCGCAGCTCCTCGGGCCGGCTGCTGTCGGGCACGCCATCGAGGGTCACCGCGCCGCGGTTGCCCAGGTCGTTGTTGTCGGGTCGGGCCAGGTCCGTCAAGGACGGGGTCTTGGCGGTGCCGACCGACTGGAGCTTGCCGCGGGTGCGGACCACCAGGGTGACGCGCAGCTCGGTCAGGAGCGGACGGGCGTCGGTGAACGTGTTCGTGGTCGCGGTCAGCGTGTTCTGGTCGGCGCCCGAGTACCAGTCGCGGTCCGCGTCGGTGTCGAGGTCGGGCGTGTCAGTCGTGGCCCGCGCCGTCAGGTCCTCGCCCTCGTACCAGCGCGACGCCACCTGCAGGTCGGTGAAGCCCAGGCCCATGTCCTGCCAGTCGTTGGCCCGGAGCCCGCCGGTCGGTGACTGCTGGAGCACGCCGAGCGACCGCCGGGTCGCGTCGATCCGGTAGCCGCGCGCGACGAAGCGGTAGACCATCGTGTTGCGCGGGGTCACGGTGCCGTGGTTGAGGCGGACGTCGTCGCACTGGTTGTTGTCGGGCTCGCCCCAGTCGCCGTCGGTGCGCAGCGTGATCGTCGCCGGCGCCGTCCCAGTGATCGCCAGGATCTGGCCGACGCACGCGCGGGTATGGATCACGACCAGCTGGTTGGGCGGCGTGCCCAGCACCGTGGACGAGCGGTTGGTGATCACGATGACGTCGTCGGGCGCGAAGCGATCGCGGTCGTCGACGGCGAAGGTCACGAACGGATCGGCGGCCACCGTGTCCAAGGTGGCCTCCGCCCGGGCCTGGGCCGAGGAGTCGGCGTAGAACACGTGGAGCTCGTCGGGGCCGAACCCGCTGGCGTTGTCGCGCAGCTCGACCGCCGCGTGGACCGCCGGGGTCCCGGACACGCGGAAGCCATCGATCATCTGGAACCCGGCCTGGCGCACGTCGCGCTGGATCACGTCCTGGCCGGCGGTCAACGTCCGCTGCAGCTCGGCCACCGCCTGCTGGGTGCGGAACGCCGTCGACATGCGGACGAAGATCGACAGGATCATGGCGATCAGGAGCGCGCTGATCGTCAGCGCGATCATCAGCTCGATCAGCGTGAAGCCGCGCTGCGGCGACCGCGCGCCCCGCCCCCGCTGGGCGAGCGAACCGGCGGCCGTGCTCACAGGCCGTCCCCGACGGTGCGGATCAGCTCGAGCGAGATCGAGTGGTCGAGCGCCGCGGCCGAGCCCGAGCCGGTGCCGGCGCCGTTGGCGTTGTCGTCGCTCCACGCCACCTCGACCCGGATCTTGATCAGGTCGGGGCTGACCGTGGTCAGCTCCTCGACCTGGACCCGCGGCCGGAAGGTCGTGCCGGTAGGGCCCGCGACCGTGTTGAGGGCGGCGTCGATCGGCAGGGTCGTGGTCGAGAACTTGGCCAGCAGCTTGGGCACCGTCAGCGCGCGCATGTCCTCGAGCGTCTGCTGGGCGATCGCCACCGCGTTGCCGTTGTCGCCGGTGCGCTCGTTGCCCTTGAGCGTGGCGATGTGCAGCGACATCAGCCCGGTCAGCCCGATCACGGTGATCGCCAGCGTGACCAGCAGCTCGATCAGCGTGAAGCCACGCTGGTGTCGGCTGCGACTGCGGGGGGCGCGGGACATGGTGGTGCGCTCGATCCTTGCGCTAGTAGACCTGACGCCAGCCCAGGAGCGTCAGCGGGGTGTTGGTGCCGACGGTGCCGACCGTGGCCGACTCGTTGCCCTGCCCGAACGGGCTGATCGTCGTCGAGGCCGAGTCACCGCCGGCGTCGGCCGAGCGCGGCGTGCCGATGCGCGACACGTCGCCGGCCAGGGTCGCGAAGTACAGGGCCCCGGCGTCGCCGTAGAGCGCGCCCATGACCGCCGACGCGATGTCCTGGGTGAAGTCGACCGCGAACGCGTCGCCGGAGCCGGCCTCGAGCGACACCGCCGCCACCTTGGTGGAGCCGGTGTCACAGGTCGACGTCCCGACCGCCGGGTCGGTGGTGCGGGTGAAGATCACCTGCTGGGTGGTCACCACCGCGCCGCCGTAGAACTTCTCGCACATGCTGCCGGCGCAGGCGCCGGTCATCTTCGAGCGGATCTCACCGGTGTCGGCGTAGATCCCGTAGAACTCGTTGGCCTCGGTCACCGCGTGGCTCTCGAGCCCGCCGGTGCCGAAGAACAGGACGACCCGGGTCGTCGAGTCCGACCGGACCGCCAGCGTGCCCGCGATCGGGCTCTCGGCGGCGAGCGCGCCCGAGGTGAGCTTCGACGAGAACAACGCGTACTGCGGCGTCGTGACCAGGCTGCCGTCGGGCTGGGTCGTGGTGGCGCCGTCGACCGCGATCGCGCCGAGGCCGGTGTTGTCGTTCCAGGCGCCGTCGAGATCGCGCCCCGGCTCGACCTTGTAGACGTAGCCGCAGGCGTCAGCGAAGACCGCGCGATCGGCGTAGCCGTTGAACGTCGGCGCGCCCTGCTCGAGGTCGTCGTCGGTCTCGAACGTGGCGATGTCGCTGGTGATCGCGCACTTCGCCTGGAACTTCCACAGCAGCCGCCCCGTGGCCATGTCGTAGGCGCTGACGATGCGGCCCTTGGTGAACGGCGCGGTCGGGTTGTCGTAGCCGATGCCGGTGGCGGCGACCGCGATGAACTTCTCGACGCCGTTGAGCAGCACGCGCGCGACCGCCGGCTTCGAGAAGCCCTGGCCGGCGTCGGCCTCGCCCGGCACGACCGTCCACATCGGGGTCGGCCCGGTGACCGTGCCGCTCGCGCTGATCGTGCTGGTGACGTCGAGCGCCATCAGGCTCTTGCCGCCGGCGCCGCTCGACATGACCACGGCGGTGGCGAAGTTGCCGTCGGCCTTGCGGTAGTCGGCGACCGTCGGCGAGCCGTCGGGGTACGAGCCGATCTGCGTGATCCCGGCGCTGACGCTGCTGGTGTAGTCGGCGATCATCCCCGACGCGACCTTGGGCGGGACGAACGCCCAGGCCTCGGTGCCGCTCGGCGACGTGGTCATCGCGGTCGGCATGGTCTGGACGGCGTGGATCATGCCGTCCTTCGAGCCGAACAGGATCAGGTTGCGGCGGGCGGCCTGGGCGGTCTGGAAGCTCTGGTGGCGCAGCTTGTCGGCGGCGCCGGCGTAGACGTACCAGATCGGGAAGCCGGGCTTGGTCAGGACCGCCGGGGTCGAGTTCTCGATGGCGCCGACCCGGCTCTTGTTGATGCCGTCGTTGCCGACGCCGAACCGCGCGCTCCGGACCCAGTCGACCACGGTGGCGACCTGCGCCCCGTCGGCCGCGCCCATCGTCGCGATCAGCGAGGTGTTCGACGCGTTGCTGGTCGTGAAGTCGAGGCGCGACGTGCCGCTGGTGTTGCTCGTGTAGATCTTGCGCGCCGAGTCGGACACGCCGTCGATCGAGTCGGTCGCGTCCCAGTAGGTCTGCGACAGGCCGGCGTTGACCGCGAACAGGTGGCCGCGATCGCCGGGCTGGCGGAAGCCGCCCAGGTAGGCGACGCCGTCGCTGACGATCACGCCGGCGCGGAAGTGCTCGCGGGCCGCGGTGTAGTCGAACGTCGCCGAGACGTTGGTCAAGATCGGCGTCTGCGTGTGGAACGAGTTCGAGCACATCTCGACCTTCCACCGCACGTCGCGCCCGACCGGGTGCGGGAAGCTCACGCACAGGTCGCCCGACGTGTCCGGGCAGGCGGTCGCCAGCACCCAGTTCTCCGGGGTCTCGTTGGACAGGTAGAAGGCGATCGAGCCGCCGTTGAGCGAGTAGGTCGGGTGGATGCGGGCGGCGGTGACGACCATCTCAGTCGACGACAGCGCGCCGAGGTCGACCACGCCCGAGGCCGCGGTGCCGCACTCGACGTAGCTGGCGGCGACGCGGTTGGCCTGGATGAAGAAGCTGCCGGTGTGGTTACCGTCGGCGATCATCAGGTCCATCGTGCCCGACGGATCGTGGTCGTAGTCGAACATGAAGCCGACGTCGTAGTCGATCAGCGTCGTGTCGTCGTGGGTCGTGAGCTGCATCGGCGTGTCGGAGAACGGCGTCGCCGTGCCGTTGTTGACCCAGTAGAACGAGTCGCCGCCGTGGTTGGCGTTGTAGTTGAAGTTGTCGGTGCCGACGACCAGATCGACCTTGCCGTCGCCGGAGAAGTCGTGGAGGAACACGACCGTGGCGCCGCCCTGGAACGTGACCGACTGCGAGGTCGACGCCAGGCCGCCGCCGGACTGGCCCTTCCAGATCCGCAGGCGATCGCCCGCGGTGCTGCAGCAGGCCGGCGACCCCGCCACGAGGTCGAGGAAGCCGTCGCCGTCGATGTCGCTGTAGGAGAACACCGGGGACCGGGCGGTGCCCGAGGCGCCCATGCCCATGCTGGTGATCAGCACCGAGGAGTACACGAACTTGGGCGAGGTCGAGCACGGCAGCGGCGCCGGCGGCGCCGGCGGGTTCGCGACCGTGGCCAGCGTGCAGTTGTTGAGGAACACCCGGAGCGTGCCGCCGCTGTCGCCCGAGCCGTAGAGCAGGTCGAGCTTGCGATCGCCGTTGTAGTCGAGGACCTGGACGGTGCTGCCGCCCCACGGCTGCATGCCGAGCGAGGTCAGCGCGGTCGAGTTGTACATCGCGTCGTAGGCGGCGTTGAAGCGCGGGTTGCCCGAGCCGTCGTTCGAGGCCTGGTTGAGGAACAGCTTGGCGCTGTAGGGCGCGAAGTCGAGGCCCGACGAGCTGCGGTGCTCGGCGATGAAGACGTCGTCCCAGCCGTCGCCGTTGAAGTCGCCGACCGCGACCGGCCGACGGCGGACCGCGGTGCCGCCGGAGGTCGGCGCGATCAGCTCCCGCACGGTCGGGAACGAGGGCGTGCGCACCGCGTTGACGTCGTTCCAGTCAGGCGCGGGGTTGTCGAAGGTCCGGTTGCGGTAGATGCGCAGCCACGAGTCGGTCTCGGCCGCCCCGGCGAAGTCGGCCCAGCCGTCGTGGTCGAAGTCGCCGACGGCGGCGAAGACCGAGTGATCGCTGATGCCGAGCGAGGTCGACCGGAACTGACCGGTGCCGTTCTGCAGCTGCAGGCGGGCGCCGGTGCTGTCGTAGACGATGCCGTTCTTGACCGTGCCGGTGTCGAGCGACGCGCCCGCCCAGCCGGTGGTCGGCGAGGTCTGCGGGCAGTTGGTCACGTCCGCGTACGCAGGGCTGACCGCGAGCGTCACCGCGGCGACCGCGGCGACCGTCCGAGAGATCGGGTTGGCGCGCATGGTAGGGCTCCTGTACGGGCGATGGACGGACATGGTCACGGGGTCCCCGGCGAGTAGGTCGCGACGTCGGTCGACACCACGGTCGTGAGGCAGTCGTTGCGGCCGGCGCCGTCCTCGGACATGCCCTTCTGGCCGTAGCTGGGACACGGCCGACCGAGGCCGGTGATCGCGTCGGCCGCGATGTACCACTCGACCTGCGCGGTGGCGCCGCCGGGGCCGTGGCCGGTCGACCGGATCACGACGGCCTTGTCGGTGTCGTCGCCGGCCGCGAGCCCGCCGTCCTCGACGTTGTTGAGGATCTCGACCTCGTACCAGGCGTTCTGGTCGAGCGAGAACATGTTGCCGGACTGGCCGGGGCGCGCGCCGTTGCCGGCGATGCCCGTGGGCTTCTGCGGGTTGACGTTGTTGGGCTCGACGAGATCGCTGAAGAACGTGACGTTCTGGATGTTCTTGCGCAGGTAGTCGGCGCCGGCGGCCGCGCCCGACTCGGCGATGTAGAGCGCGACCGACTTCGAGCGATCCTGTCCGACGGCGGTGATGCCGCCCTGGATCGACATCACGGTGAGGCTCCCGAGCGTGACCAGCCCGGTGAGCGCGATCAGCGCGACGATCATGGCGCTGCCGCGGCGGTGACGGTCACCCTGGCGCGGCGAAGGACGGTGGCGGCGAGTTGGGTCCATGGGTAGTCCAGGTCACGTCGAAGGACGCGATCCCAACAGAGAGTCTCGCAGGAAGTCGCCGCTGATCCAATTTCAAACCGGGGTAGCGATCGGGTGGCGGGGGCCAGACTTCGCGAGCGATCTCACACGGGTAGACAAACAGAGCACATCGACTCACGGCGCGGCGTAGACGATGATGCTCTCGAAGCGAGCCTCCGCGTACCCCGATCGTAGCCCGACCCGCCCCTGGACCACAGCGGTGTTCGACGTCGGCGTGGTCACGAGGCTGGTGCCGTCGTCAGCTCGCGCGGCGCACGACCGCGCCGACGGCACCGCGGTGTGCACGAGGCGCCAGCGCGGACCCACGACCAGCGACGGGGACGCGGTCGGCAGCGCGGTCGTGCCGGCCCCGACGATCGTGGCGCCCT harbors:
- a CDS encoding PAS domain-containing protein, whose translation is MEPHPALTQFLGEFKRVATAIVDSYFIVDNERRIVDFNRAFFAMLPRQVARGLKGKRCYEVLELNICKTECIAQQCWADNRHVRLDEISGKVLGDPDAKELRFILSAVPITDEAGAPVGALEIQRNVTDEAVVQVKYQEMLETEARERERLANQIRVRTKELLETNQLLLKTQKDLLTYKKGLAV
- a CDS encoding polysaccharide biosynthesis/export family protein produces the protein MVAWRSLRVVAVFVVLALVGGCAPTLPKYDYASEPDPRNAEWILGVGDQISINVWENPGLTTEATIRPDGNITMPLVGDLHAVGETPSSLKAMIRGRLTDFVKLGSGSEITVAVRGANSYRFTIVGEVTRPGVVQLGYYVTVVEAIAMAGGFTRFAGKNSIKLLRRDPKTGVTRTIPIAYDFLADGSHPEMNLVMMTGDALFVP
- a CDS encoding prepilin-type N-terminal cleavage/methylation domain-containing protein, whose translation is MTRTARRRGGFTLIELMVVVAIVSVLVLSAWVYLRPDPRPIDVADQLSGMVSEASRRAVASGPVRANVSDALGVSARTRVIIEAGDPVVISLERLEEDPSPTSTAAAWVEFRRVALARQVKLAGWTEPPTVSATAGPANTLASGASKEIYCEANGRCSGVMVYFESATGKYRARMVLLPLGGTPITFSSW
- a CDS encoding prepilin-type N-terminal cleavage/methylation domain-containing protein, coding for MSTAAGSLAQRGRGARSPQRGFTLIELMIALTISALLIAMILSIFVRMSTAFRTQQAVAELQRTLTAGQDVIQRDVRQAGFQMIDGFRVSGTPAVHAAVELRDNASGFGPDELHVFYADSSAQARAEATLDTVAADPFVTFAVDDRDRFAPDDVIVITNRSSTVLGTPPNQLVVIHTRACVGQILAITGTAPATITLRTDGDWGEPDNNQCDDVRLNHGTVTPRNTMVYRFVARGYRIDATRRSLGVLQQSPTGGLRANDWQDMGLGFTDLQVASRWYEGEDLTARATTDTPDLDTDADRDWYSGADQNTLTATTNTFTDARPLLTELRVTLVVRTRGKLQSVGTAKTPSLTDLARPDNNDLGNRGAVTLDGVPDSSRPEELRGDAIYRYATVGADLRNLAVAR
- a CDS encoding prepilin-type N-terminal cleavage/methylation domain-containing protein; its protein translation is MSRAPRSRSRHQRGFTLIELLVTLAITVIGLTGLMSLHIATLKGNERTGDNGNAVAIAQQTLEDMRALTVPKLLAKFSTTTLPIDAALNTVAGPTGTTFRPRVQVEELTTVSPDLIKIRVEVAWSDDNANGAGTGSGSAAALDHSISLELIRTVGDGL
- a CDS encoding VCBS repeat-containing protein, which codes for MRANPISRTVAAVAAVTLAVSPAYADVTNCPQTSPTTGWAGASLDTGTVKNGIVYDSTGARLQLQNGTGQFRSTSLGISDHSVFAAVGDFDHDGWADFAGAAETDSWLRIYRNRTFDNPAPDWNDVNAVRTPSFPTVRELIAPTSGGTAVRRRPVAVGDFNGDGWDDVFIAEHRSSSGLDFAPYSAKLFLNQASNDGSGNPRFNAAYDAMYNSTALTSLGMQPWGGSTVQVLDYNGDRKLDLLYGSGDSGGTLRVFLNNCTLATVANPPAPPAPLPCSTSPKFVYSSVLITSMGMGASGTARSPVFSYSDIDGDGFLDLVAGSPACCSTAGDRLRIWKGQSGGGLASTSQSVTFQGGATVVFLHDFSGDGKVDLVVGTDNFNYNANHGGDSFYWVNNGTATPFSDTPMQLTTHDDTTLIDYDVGFMFDYDHDPSGTMDLMIADGNHTGSFFIQANRVAASYVECGTAASGVVDLGALSSTEMVVTAARIHPTYSLNGGSIAFYLSNETPENWVLATACPDTSGDLCVSFPHPVGRDVRWKVEMCSNSFHTQTPILTNVSATFDYTAAREHFRAGVIVSDGVAYLGGFRQPGDRGHLFAVNAGLSQTYWDATDSIDGVSDSARKIYTSNTSGTSRLDFTTSNASNTSLIATMGAADGAQVATVVDWVRSARFGVGNDGINKSRVGAIENSTPAVLTKPGFPIWYVYAGAADKLRHQSFQTAQAARRNLILFGSKDGMIHAVQTMPTAMTTSPSGTEAWAFVPPKVASGMIADYTSSVSAGITQIGSYPDGSPTVADYRKADGNFATAVVMSSGAGGKSLMALDVTSTISASGTVTGPTPMWTVVPGEADAGQGFSKPAVARVLLNGVEKFIAVAATGIGYDNPTAPFTKGRIVSAYDMATGRLLWKFQAKCAITSDIATFETDDDLEQGAPTFNGYADRAVFADACGYVYKVEPGRDLDGAWNDNTGLGAIAVDGATTTQPDGSLVTTPQYALFSSKLTSGALAAESPIAGTLAVRSDSTTRVVLFFGTGGLESHAVTEANEFYGIYADTGEIRSKMTGACAGSMCEKFYGGAVVTTQQVIFTRTTDPAVGTSTCDTGSTKVAAVSLEAGSGDAFAVDFTQDIASAVMGALYGDAGALYFATLAGDVSRIGTPRSADAGGDSASTTISPFGQGNESATVGTVGTNTPLTLLGWRQVY